Within the bacterium genome, the region GAAGTTCGTCGAGCTGCTCGTCGCGCCCAGCTACAGCGAGGAAGCGCTCGGCGCCCTCGCGGCGAAGAGCAAGCTGCGCCTGCTCGCCCTGCCCGAGCCGGCGGCCTGGCGGGCGCCGCGGCGCCTGCGCTCGATCGGTCCCCTGCTGCTCGTACAGGACGAGGACGCCGAGTTCGTGCCGCCCGCCGAGTGGCGGCGAGTGGCGGGGCCGGCGGCGGACGCGGCGACCCTGCGCGAACTCGAGCGGGCCTGGCGCGCGGTCAAGCACGTCAAGAGCAATGCGATCGTCATCTGGCGGGAGGAGCACCTGATCGGCGCCGGCGCCGGGCAGATGAGCCGCCTCGACTCCTGCCGCCTCGCCGTGGCCAAGGCGCGCGAGCTGGGCCACGCGCTGGACGGCGCGGTCGCCGCCTCGGACGCCTTCTTCCCCTTCGCCGACGGCCTCGAACTGCTCGCCGAGGCGGGGATCCGCGCGGTCGTCGAGCCGGGGGGTTCGGTGCGCGACGCGGAGGTCATCGCCCGCGCCGAGGCGCTCGGCGTCAGCCTGCTCTTCACCGGCCGCCGCCACTTCCGGCACTAGCGAAGGAGAACCGTGCACTCCGCGATCGTCATCCTCGACTACGGCTCGCAGTACACGCAGCTCATCGCGCGGCGCATCCGCGAGCTGGAGGTCTTCAGCGTCATCCTGCCCTGGAACGCCGAGGCGGCGGCGATCCGCGCCTACGCGCCGCTGGGCATCGGGCTCTCGGGCGGGCCGGCCAGCGTCTACGAGCCGGGCGCGCCGACCCTGAACCCGACCGTGCTCGACCTCGGCGTGCCCGTGCTCGGCATCTGCTACGGGATGCAGATCCTCGGCCGCGCGCTGGGGGCGACGATCGACCGCAGCGAGCGCCGCGAGTACGGGCTCGCCGAGCTGGACTGCGACCGCGCGTCACCGCTCTTCGCGGGCCTGGATGCCCGCGAGCCGGTCTGGATGAGCCACGGCGACAGCATGCACGATCTGCCGCCCGGCGCCCGCAGCCTCGCGACCAGCGCGGGCAGCCCGGTCTGCGCCTTCGCCGAGCCGGCGCGACGCGTCTTCGGGTTGCAGTTCCACCCCGAGGTTTCGCACACCCTGCACGGCACGCAGATCCTGCGCAACTTCGTCTTCACTATCTGTGGCGCGCGCCCCGACTGGACACGCGAGCAGTTCATCGAGGCGACGGTGACGCGCCTGCGCGAGCAGGTGGGCGAGGGTCGCGTCTTCTGCGCGGTGAGCGGCGGCGTCGATTCGACGGTGCTCGCCGCGCTGCTCAGCCGCGCGCTGGGTCGTCAAGTGGAGTGCGTCTTCATCGACACGGGGCTCCTGCGCAAGCACGAGGGCGACGAGGTGGCCGCGCTCTTCGCGCGCTACATGGACGTCTCCTTCCACCGCATCGACGCCGGGCCCGAGTTCCTCCGCGCCCTCGGCGGGCTCAGCGACCCGGAGGCCAAGCGCAGGGCGATCGGCCACACCTTCATCCGCGTCTTCGAGCGCGTGGCGGCGGGGCTCGGCGATCTGCCCTACCTGGCGCAGGGCACGCTCTACCCGGACGTCATCGAGTCCGTCTCCACGGGCGGACCGAGCGCGACGATCAAGAGCCACCACAACGTCGGCGGCCTTCCCGCCGATCTCGCCTTCACCTTGATCGAGCCGCTGCGCGAGCTGTTCAAGGACGAGGTCCGCGCCGTCGGCGCCGCGCTCGGCCTGCCGCGGGACTTCCTCGCCCGCCATCCCTTCCCGGGGCCGGGCCTGGCCGTACGCATCCTCGGCGAGGTGGATCCCGCGAAGGTCGCGGTGCTGCAGGAGGCCGACGCCATCTTCATCGACGAGCTGCGCGCGAGCGGCTGGTACGACAAGGTCTGGCAGGCCCTCGCCGTGCTGTTGCCCGTGCGCTCCGTCGGCGTGATGGGGGACCTGCGCACCTACGAGAACGTGGTCGCGCTGCGCGCCGTCGACTCGCTCGACGGCATGACCGCGCGCTGGAGCGAGCTGCCGCACGCCCTGCTCGAGCGGGTGAGCAATCGCATCATCGGCAGCGTGCGCGGAATCAATCGCGTGGTCTACGACATCAGCTCGAAGCCGCCGGCGACGATCGAGTGGGAGTGAGCATGCGCGCTGCCCTCGCCGCGGCCGCGGCCCTGCTGCTGGCGTCCGGCGCGACTGCGCCGCGCGCCGCCGAGCGCGAGACCACCTATGTCTATCCGCCCTTCAAGCACACGCTGGGCATGCAGCGCGTCGGCGAGCTGGAGCTGAAGCTCTTCCTCGGGCCGGGCGCGAAGATCGACAACCCGCAGGGCCTCGCGGCCGGCAAGCCGGAGAGCCGCGATGACGCGACGACCGAGCGCGACGACGACGAGCTGACCCTGCTCGCCGTCAACGCGGGGCGCGGCGAGATCATCTACAACCCCTCGCAGACCAGCCTGAAGCGCTACGGGCGCCTCGGCAGCGGCGAGGGCGAGTTCAGCGCGCCGCGGGGCATCGCCATCGAGCGCGGCGGCCTCGTCGCCGTGGCCGACACGGGCAACCGGCGGGTGGTGCTGCTGCGCCTGGGCGAGAAGGCGCTCGAATGGGTCGGGGCGCTCACGGCGGCCGACGGGCCGATCAGCCCGACGGCGGTCGCCTTCGCGGCCGACCAGCTGTGGGTGACGGACTTCGCGAGCGGCCGCGTGCTCCGCTTCAGCCTCGAGGGCCGCTGGCTGGACGCCTTCCCGCTCGCGGCGGCTCTCAGCGGGCCCTTGGCCCTGGCCGTGCAGGCGAAGGCGGACGCCTGGAACCAGTCCGGGCAGTTCACGCTGGCCGTCATCGACGCCGAGGGCGCGCGCGTATCCGCCTTCGACGAGACGGGGGCGCTGCGCGCCCGCGCGGAGGCGGCCAGCCTCGTCGCCGGTCCGGCGCGCTTCGGCTACCCGGTGATCGACCTCCACGGCCAGATCGTCCTGCCGGACTCGCTGGGCAGCCGACTCGTCAAGCTGGACGAGAAGCTGCGCGTGCTGGACGTGATCGACCACATCGACGACGACGAGAAGCCCCTGGACCGACCCAACTCGCTCGCGCTCTATCGGCGCTTCGGCCAGCTCTTCGTCGCCGAGGCCAAGGGGGGCAGCTACGCCTGGACGGGCACCGAGATCGGCGGTCTGCGCCTGACCCGCGCCGATGGGCAGGGGCAGCCCGGTCTGCAGATCGACTACCGCCTCAGCGAGCCGAGCCTGGTCAGTGCGCAGCTCCTGGCGGGGGGCGAGACGCGCGAGCTGATGGCGCCCCGGCGGCGTCGCGCGGGGGAGCGGCGCGAGTGGGTCGCCCTGCCGCCGGCGCTGGGGGCGGAGGCCGTCATCGTGCTGCGCGCGCAGCCGACCTACTCGGCGCGGCAGCAGCTCACCGCGGAGCAGCGCGCGGCGCTGCCGCCGGCCGGCGAAAGGCCCTAGGCGTGGCGGCGCCGGCGGGGGGCCGCGCGGAGGGACTGCGCAAGGGCCTGCACCTGGCCACTGTCCTCATCCCGCTCGCCGTCTGGTTCCTGCCGCCGGCGCACTGGCGCTGGCCGCTGGTCGCGGTTGCGCTCACGGCGCTCGCCCTGGACTTTCTCCGGCTCGGCCACCCGCGCGTCGGCCGCTTCGTGCGCGGGCTCGCCGGCCAGGCCCTGCGCCGGCACGAGCACGCCGAACTGGCCGGATCGAGTTACCTCGCTCTCGGCTGTCTGCTCGCGGCCTTCCTCTTCCCGCGGCCCGTCGCCGTGGCGGCGATGGGCTACCTCATCCTCGGCGACGGTCTCGCCGGTCTCGTCGGGCGCACCCTGGGTCGCCGCCGCCTCGCCTTCGGCAAGAGCGTGGAAGGCACGCTGGCGGGGCTGGGCGCGAATCTGCTCGTCGGGCTGCTCGTGCTGCCGGCCTGGCCGCTGGCGCTGCTCGGCGCCGTCGCCGCTTCAGCGATCGAGCTGCTCCCCCTGCCCCTGGACGACAATCTCGCCATCCCGCTGATCAGCGGCACGCTGCTCTGGTGGGCCCTGCTCTGAGCCCGAAGCCGGGAGGCTGCCGATGACCGCGGCGCGCCTGCGACCCTACCGCGAGTACCGTGAGCTGCCGCCGGCCGAGATGCTGGCCCGCGCTCGCGAGTTTCGCCTCGACATCGCGCGCCGGCGCACGGTGCGGCACTTCGATGGCCGGCCGGTGCCGCTCGCGCTGATCGCCGAGTGCCTGGCCGCCGCCGGCAACGCCCCCAGCGGCGCCAACCAGCAGCCCTGGCACTTCGCGGTGGTGAGCGACCCGGAGACGAAGCGGCGCCTGCGCGAGGCGGCGCAGGCTCAGGAGCGCGCCTTCTACGGCGGGCGCGCGCCCGCGGAGTGGCTGGCGGCCCTGGCCCCCCTCGGCACGAACGCCGACAAGCCCTTTCTCGAGACCGCCCCCTTCCTAATCGCGATCTTCGCACGGCGCTGGGAGGAGCTGCCGAACGGGGAGCGCCGCCACCACTACTATGTGAACGAATCGGTGGGGATCGCGACCGGCCTGCTGATCGCGGCCCTGCACCGGGCGGGCCTGGTCACGCTCACGCACACGCCGAGCCCGATGGGCTTCCTCGGCGAGCTGCTCGGGCGGCCCGCCGCGGAGCGGGCCTTCCTGCTGCTGGTCACCGGCTATCCGGCGCCTGGCGTCGAGGTGCCGGACATCCAGCGGCGCCGGCTGGCCGAGATCGCGGACCTGGACGGACGGCCCTTCCCCGAACACACCGTCGAACCGTAATCAGGACAAAGACTTAGGCGCACCGATGCGGGGTCGCCGCCGGCCCGGTTTGACAGCCGGCTCGGCCGCCCTTACATTGGCCTGGCCTAAATGACGGAATTCCAAGCTGATGAGGATGGGACCCGATGGCCCTTGGCATTCTGAAGAAGCTCTTCGGCACCCAGATGGAGCGGGAGATCCGCACCCTGCAGCCGACCGTGGCCGAGATCCTCGGCTACGGCGAGGCCTACGCCGCCCTGCCGGACGCGGCGCTGCCGGCCAAGACGGCCGAGTTCCGGGCGCGCCTGGCCGCGGGCGAGACCCTCGAGGGCCTCCTGCCCGAGGCCTTCGCCCTCGTCAAGGAGGCCTGCCGGCGCAAGGTGGGCCAGACCTGGGACGTCATGGGTCTGCCTCAGCGCTGGGAGATGGTCCCCTTCGACGTGCAGCTCATCGGCGGCATCGTCCTCCACCGCGGCCAGATCGCCGAGATGGCGACGGGCGAGGGGAAGACCCTCGTCGCCACGCTGCCGCTGTACCTGAACGCCCTGGCCGGCAAGGGCGCGCAGCTCGTCACCGTCAACGACTACCTGGCCGAGCGCGACGCGCGCTGGATGGGCCCCATCTTCGAGAGCCTGGGCCTCACGGTGGGGGTCATCCTCACCGGCCTGGAGCCGCCCGCCCGGCAGCGCGCCTACCGCTGCGACATCACCTACGGCACGAACAGCGAGTTCGGCTTCGACTACCTGCGCGACAACATGGTGGGCAGCGCCGACCAGCAGGTGCAGCGCGGCTTCCACTACGCGATCGTCGACGAGGTCGACTCGATCCTGATCGACGAGGCGCGCACGCCGCTGATCATCAGCGGCCCGGTGCGCGGCTCCAGCTCCGACGCCCGCTACTTCGAGCTGCGCCCGATGGTGGAGGGGCTCTTCCGCAAGCAGCAGCGCCTCGTCAACGAGCTGGCCGCCGAGGCCGAGCGCCTGCAGCAGAAGGAGAACCGCGGCGACGACGAGCGCTGGCGCCTGGGCACGCTGATGCTGCAGCTGCGCCACGGCTCGCCGAAGAACAAGCGCTACCTGCGCCTGCTCCAGGAGGAGGGCCTGGCCAGCCTCGTCGGCCAGGTCGAGAACACGAACATCCGCGACAAGACGATGCCCGAGCTGGACGCGGCGCTCTACTTCGTCATCGACGAGAAGGGGCACTCGATCGAGCTGACCGAGAAGGGCCTCGACTCGCTGAGCGAGAAGGATCGCCAGCTCTTCGTGCTGCCCGACCTCAGCGTGCGCCTGGGCGAGATCGACGGCGCCGACGCGCTCGACGCCGCCGCGCGCGCCCTCGCCCGCGAGGAGGCGCACCGCGAGTACGCCGAGCGCAGCGAGATCATCCACATGGTCCAGCAGCTCCTGCGCGCCTACAGCCTCTTCGAGAAGGACGTCGAGTACGTCGTCCAGGAGGGCAAGGTGCAGATCGTCGACGAGTTCACCGGGCGCATCCTGCACGGCCGGCGCTACTCCGACGGCCTGCACCAGGCGATCGAGGCCAAGGAAGGCGTGCGCATCGAGGGCCAGACCCAGACCTACGCGACGATCACCTACCAGAACTTCTTCCGCATGTACGAGAAGCTGGCCGGCATGACGGGCACGGCGATCACCGAGGAAGCCGAGTTCTGGGAGATCTACAAGCTGAAGGTCGCCGTCGTGCCGACGAACCGGCCCATCGTGCGCACGGACGAGGACGACCGCATCTACCGCACGCGCAAGGAGAAGATCGAGGCGATCCTCGCCGAGATCGAGCGCCTGCACGCCATCGGCCTGCCGGTGCTGGTGGGCACCGTCTCGGTCGAGTTCAGCGAGATGCTCAGCCGCGTGCTCAAGGGCCGCAATATCCCGCACAACGTGCTCAACGCCAAGCAGCACCAGCGCGAGGCGGAGATCGTGGCGGGCGCCGGCCAACCCGGCGCGGTGACGATCGCCACCAACATGGCCGGCCGCGGCACCGACATCAAGCTGCACCCGGGCGTGCTCGACGGCAGCGCCCTCGATCTCGCCGCCGAGCCGGACGCGGCCGCGGCGCCGCGCGGCCTGCAGATCGTCGGCACCGAGCGCCACGAGAGCCGGCGCATCGACCGCCAGCTGCGCGGGCGCTCCGGCCGGCAGGGCGATCCCGGCCGCAGCCTCTTCTTCCTCTCCCTCGAGGACAACCTGATGCGCCTGTTCATGGGCGATCGCATGGGGGCGATCATGGACCGCATCGGCGTCCAGGAGGGCGAGGTGATCACCCACCGCCTGGTGACGAACGCCATCGAGCGCGCGCAGAAGAAGGTCGAGGCCTACAACTTCGACATCCGCAAGAACCTGATCAAGTACGACGACGTGATGAACGCGCAGCGCGAGGTCGTCTACGACCGGCGGGCCTTCTACATCGAGGCGGAGGATCTCGACGAGGAGCTGGGCGAGAAGACGCGCGAACTGGCGGGCGCGCTCGTCGACAAGCACATTCCGGAGCACGCGCTCGCGGAGACCTGGGACGGCGCCGCGCTCTTCCACGAGCTGGAGAGCATCTTCCTCGGCAGCTTCGCACTGCCCCCGGCCGAACTCGAGCAGATCGGCCGCGACCAGTTGCGCAACCTCGTCGTCGACCGCGCGCTCGAGCGCCTCGCCGAGCGCAAGGCCGCGCTGCCGGCAGAGCTCTTCGTGCAGGTCGCCCGCTTCGCCCTCCTGCGCAGCCTCGACGAGGCCTGGAAGGACCACCTGCTCGAGCTGGACAACCTCAAGAGCGGGATCGGCCTGCGCGGCTACGGCCAGAAGGATCCGCTGATCGAGTTCAAGCGCGAGGCCTTCGCGCTCTTCGAGGAGTTCATCGCGCGCGTGGACCACGACAGTCTCCACGCGCTCTTCCATCTGCAGGTGACCGTGGCTCCGGCCGCCTACGCGGGCGAGGACCTCTCCCGGGTCAGGGCCGAGCACGAGGCGGCCGCGGCCGTGACGGCGGCGGCAGCCGACGCGCCGGAGGCGACGGCTGCGGCCGCGGCGCCCGCCGCCGCAGCGATCGCGAGCCGCGGTGCGGCGGCGAGCGCCCCGCCGGCGCCCGTCGTCAGCGGTCCGAAAGTGGGCCGCAACGAGCCCTGTCCCTGCGGCAGCGGCCTCAAGTACAAGCGCTGCCATGGCCGCGAGGCCTAGGCGCGCCGCCAACTCGGGGCTGGACGCGACCGGGATCGGATGCTAGCTTGCCGCGCAAGCTGGGAGTGAATCGGCATGCAGAAGCGCTGGAAGGAAATCGTCATCACCATCCTCGAGCAGAGCGAGGGGCTGGCACCGCAGCAGCGCGCGCAGCTCGAGCGCCTGCGGGGCGAGCTGTCGGCGGCCGGCCTGCCGGAGGCCGCCGTCGAAGCGGCGGTGCACGAGATCCTCGCGCTCGGCCTGGGCGGCGCCGCGCCCCGCGGGGCGCCGGGCGCGCCGGCGGCGCGGCTGCCGGCCACGGCCCAGGAGTACTTGCAGCGCCTGGTCAACCTCGGTCTCATCGACGAGGACCAGCGCGAAGAGCTGCTGGTGCGCGCCCGCCGCAACCATCCGGCCGGCGCTACGCTGGACGACATCCAGTTCCTGGCCGCGTCGCTCATCTTCGATGAGAGTCTCGGCATCGTGTGGGGATGGGACGGCGAGATCCAGACGTCCGCGCACCCCCTCCACTGAGCTCGCGGAGCGACGGCATGGCCCAGAAGCTGCTCATCGTCGAGAGCCCGACGAAGGCACGCACCTTTCAGAAGTACCTCGGCCGCGGCTACGTCATCAAGGCGAGCAAGGGCCACGTCGTCGACCTGCCCAAGAGCAAGCTGGGCATCGACCTCGACAACGGCTTCGCGCCCCAGTACGTGACGATCCGCGGCAAGGGCAAGGTGATCAAGGAGCTCGAGCAGGCCGCGCGCAAGGCGGACGAGGTGCTGCTCGCCACCGACCCCGACCGCGAGGGCGAGGCGATCGCCTGGCACCTCAAGCAGCACTTGGAGCGGCGGCAGCCGAACATCCACCGCATCCTGCTCAACGAGATCACGCAGGAGGCGATCGCCGAGGCCGTCAAGCAGCCCGGCGAGGTCGACCTGCGCAAGGTCGAGGCGCAGCAGGCGCGGCGCGTGCTCGATCGTCTGGTCGGCTACCAGATCAGCCCCCTCCTGTGGAAGATCTTCTTCTACGGCCTCAGCGCCGGCCGCGTGCAGAGCGTCGCGCTGCGGCTGATCGTCGAGCGGGAGGCGGAGCGGCGCCGCTTCGCGCGCGAGGAGTACTGGTCCCTGCGCGCCGAGTTCCGCGGCGATGCCGGCGAGCCCTTCGAGGGCAAGCTGGTCAAGTGGCGCGGCGAAGAGCCGCGGCTGGCCGACCTCGCGGCGGCGCGCACCCTGCTCGCGGCCCTGGGCGTCGAGCCGGCGGCGCTGGCGGGCGCCAGCGCGGAGGCGCTCGCAGGGGGTAGCCTGGCGCTGCCGGTCGGCACGACGCCCGCGTACCGGGTGGTCAGCGTCGAGCGCAAGCAGCGCCGCCGCTCGCCCGAGCCGCCCTACATCACGAGCACCCTGCAGCGCGACGCGAGCAGCAAGCTCGGTTTCACGGCGCGGCGCACGATGATGCTCGCGCAGCAGCTCTACGAAGGCATCGAGCTCGGCGCCGAGGGCGCGGTCGGCCTCATCACCTACATGCGCACGGACTCGACGCGCGTCGCCGAGGGTGCGCGCGCGGAGCATCACGACTGGGTGCGACGGCACTTCGGCGAGGACTACCTGCCCGCCCAGGCGCGCCGGCACAAGGTCAAGGCCGGCGCCCAGGACGCCCACGAGGCGATCCGCCCGACCAGCGTCGCCCGCGCGCCGGAGAGCCTGCGCGGCCACCTGACGAAGGACCAGCTCGCGGTCTACCGCCTGATCTGGCAGCGCTTCCTGGCCAGCCTGATGGCCGACGCGCGCTTCGAGGCGACGGGCGTGGACGTTGCCGCCGGCGACGCGGTCTTTCGGGCGACGGGCAACCGCCTCCTCTTCGACGGCTACCGGCGCGCCTTCGGCGCCGCGCGCGGCACCGCCGCCGACGAGAACGGCAACGGCGACGGTGAACGCCTGCTGCCGGCCATCGCCGAGGGCGAGCGCCTGCAGGCCGCGCTGCTGCCGCGGCAGCACTTCACGGAGCCCCCGCCGCGCTATTCGGAGAGCAGCCTGATCAAGGAGCTCGAAGAGCGGGGGATCGGCCGGCCCAGCACCTACGCGAGCATCGTGGGCACGATCCAGGGCCGCGACTACCTGACCCTCGACGAGAGCCGCCGCTTCCAGCCGACGGAACTGGGCGAGAGCGTCTGGAAGGTGCTCGCCGAGGGCTTCCCGAAGCTCTTCGAGGTCGGCTTCACCGCCCGCATGGAGGCGGAGCTGGACAAGGTCGAGGAGGGCGCGGAGCCCTGGACCGAGGTCGTCGGCCACCTCTACACGCCGATGCGCAAGGCCCTCGACGCCGTCGAGAAGGACACGAGCAGCCTGCGCGAGGCGATCCGCGAGGCGACCGAGGAGCGCTGCCCCAAGTGCGGCCGACCGATGATCAAGACCTGGGGGCGCAATGGCCGCTTCCTCGCTTGCAGCGGCTACCCCGAGTGCCGCAGCTCGCGGCCCCTGGAGGCGCCGACGGTGGCGGGTGACCAGCGCTGCGGCGAGTGCGGCGCCGAGATGATGGTGCGCGTCGGCCGCTTCGGCCGTTTCGCCGCCTGCTCGCGCTACCCGGACTGCAAGGGCACGGCGCCGCTGGAGGTCGGCGTCGGCTGCCCGCGCGAGAGCTGCAGCGGCCAGCTGGTCGAGAAGCGCAGCAAGCGGGGCCGTACCTTCTACGGCTGCAACCGCTATCCCGACTGCGACTTCGCCAGCTGGAGCCGGCCGGTACCCGCGCCCTGTCCGGACTGCGGCGGCCTCGTCGTCGAGAAGGCGACGAAGGCCAAGGGCAGCTTCCAGCAGTGCACGGTCTGCAAGCTGGAGATCCCCGAGTAGCCTTGCGCGATCCCATCCTCATCATCGGCGGCGGCCTCGCGGGCTCGGAGGCCGCCCTCGTGCTCGCGGCGGCGGGCGAGCGCGTGCGCCTCTGCGAGCAGAAGCCCGCGCAGCGCTCGCCGGCGCACCGCCTCGACGGTCCCGCCGAGCTGGTCTGCAGCAACTCGCTGAAGTCGACGCGCTTGGACAGCGCGAGCGGCCTCCTCAAAGCGGAGATGCGGCGGCTCGGCAGCCGGCTTTTGCCCCTGGCCGAGGCCGGCGGGCTGCCGGCGGGCGCGGCGCTGGCCGTCGATCCCGCGCGCTTCAGCGAGGCCGTGGCCGTGGCCCTGGCGGCGCAGCCGCAGATCGAACGCGTTGCGGGGGAGGTCAGGGCGCTGCCGCCGGGGGGCGATTGCCTCGTCGCCACGGGCCCCCTGACGAGCCCGGCGCTGAGCGCGGCGATCGAGGCGCACTTCGGCCTGGAGCGCCTGAGCTTCTACGACGCGATCGCGCCCAGCGTGACCCGCGAGAGCCTGGACGTGGCGGCGCTCTTCGCGGCCAGTCGCTACGACAAGGGCGAGGCCGACTACCTCAACGCGCCCCTGGACCGCGCGACCTACGCGGACTTCACGGCCGCCCTCGCGGCCGCCGAGCCCTATCCGGCGAAGGCCTTCGAGCAGGGCGTGCCCTACTTCGAGTCCTGCCTGCCCGTGGAGGTGATTGCCGCCCGTGGGCCGGAGTCCCTGCGCTTCGGGCCGCTGCGGCCGGTCGGCCTGCGCGATCCGGCGACGGGGCGGCGCCCGCACGCCGTCCTGCAGCTCCGGCGCGAGAACGCCGCCGGCACGGTCTGGGGACTCGTCGGCTGCCAGACCCGCCTGCGCACGGGCGACCAGGAGCGAATCTTCCGCCTGGTGCCCGCCCTGGCCGCAGCCGAGTTCGTGCGCTACGGCGCCATGCACCGGAACTTCTTCCTCGACTTCCCGCGGGCGCTGACGCCCTTCCAGGAGAGCCAGCGCCAGGCGGGTCTCTTCTTCGCCGGGCAGATGACCGGCGTCGAGGGCTACGTCGAATCGATGGCCAGCGGTCTGCTCGCCGCGCGCCACCTGCTGGCGCGGCGGCGGGGCGAGGCGCCCAGCCTCCCGCCCGCCGCCACGCTCCTGGGCGCGCTCGTCGGCTTCCTCGCCGGCCAGGCGCCGGGGCGGGCGCAGCCGATGAACGCCGCCTTTGGGCTCCTGCCGCCCCTGGCAGGGCGCCTGCCGGGGGGGCGCGCGGCCCGCAAGCTGGCCTACGCCCAGCGCTCGCTCGCCGCTCTGGACGCTTACCTGCAGACAGCGCGAGACTTGCGGCTCTGAAGGCGCTCTGCTAGTTTCCGGCCGTGTCCGACCTCCTCGCCGACTTCTTGCGCTACCTCGCGGTGGAACGGGCCTGCTCGGAGCACACTGTGCAGGCCTACCGGCGCGACATCACCCAGTACCTCAGCTTCCTGGACTACCAGGGCGACCCGGCCGCGCTGGCCGTGGACCGCCAGCGCCTGCGCCGCTTCCTCGCCCTGGCGCGGCGCGACGCCTTCGCCCTCGCCGAGGGCCGGCCGCGCAAGGCGGCGCTCAGCGAGCGCAGTCTGGCGCGCAAGCTCTCGGCCCTGCGCGCCTTCTACCGCTGGCTGAACCGGCGCGGGCTGCTCGCTGCGGATCCCTCGCGCCTGGTGGAGACCCCGCGCCAGGGCCGGCCGCTGCCGGTCTTCGCCGAAGAGGGCTGGGTGCATCGCATGATGGGCTTGCCCGACACGACGGCGCCGCGCGGTCTGCGCGATCGGGCCGTGCTGGAGCTGCTCTACGGGGCCGGCCTGCGCCTCGCCGAGCTGCGCGGCCTGCGCCGCGACGACGTCGACCTGCGCGGCGAGCTGCTGCGCGTGCGGGGCAAGGGGGCCAAGGAGCGTCTCGTGCCGCTGCAGGGCGAAGCGAGGCGCTGGCTGGAGCGCTGGCTGGCCGCGGCGGCGCCGCCGGGCCCGGCGCCCGTCTTCGCGGGCCGGTCCGGCGACGGGGCGATCGGCCGGCGCACGGTGCAGCGCCTCGTCGAGAAGTACCTCGGCCAGGTCGCGACGCTCGCGCGCGTGAGTCCGCACGTGCTCCGGCACAGCTTCGCGACCCACCTCTTGGAGCGGGGCGCCGACCTGCGCTCGATCCAGGAGATGCTCGGCCACGCCAGCCTGACGAGCACCCAGGTCTACACGCACGTCAGTACCGAGAAGCTCAAGGCGGTGCACCGCAAGGCGCACCCGCGCGGATGATCCCCACGCCAGCACCCGCGCGCAGCGGGAGTACAGACTAGAGGAGGAATGGCCTTGTCGCAGCCGAAGGATTTCATCTCGATTGCGGACTGGAGCACGGAAGACCTGATCCGCCTGCTCGAGCTGGCGATGGAGCAGAAGCGCACCCTCAAGAAGAGCGGCAAGCTGCCGGCCACCCACGCCGGCAAGGTGCTGGCCTGCATCTTCCACAAGCCGAGCCTGCGCACGCGCATCAGCTTCGAGGTGGCGATCCGCCAGCTCGGCGGCTCGAGCCTGTACATCACGGACAAGGAGATCGGCCTGGGCAGCCGCGAGTCGCCCCAGGACGTGGCCCGCGTGCTCGAGCGCTA harbors:
- the purH gene encoding bifunctional phosphoribosylaminoimidazolecarboxamide formyltransferase/IMP cyclohydrolase (involved in de novo purine biosynthesis) produces the protein KNFARVAVLCAPAQYAEFLAALAAGEGAIDLPFRRRLAAAAFAHTRDYDTEVAAWFAGDAPADTATPGLGAPLARLRYGENPHQRGALHPWLAAAPPFMQLAGGELSYNNLLDLGAALDLLADLDLGGGEPAAAVIKHGNPCGIGYGETAAAALDAAWRSDPVSAYGSVVALSAPADAAVARFLAKKFVELLVAPSYSEEALGALAAKSKLRLLALPEPAAWRAPRRLRSIGPLLLVQDEDAEFVPPAEWRRVAGPAADAATLRELERAWRAVKHVKSNAIVIWREEHLIGAGAGQMSRLDSCRLAVAKARELGHALDGAVAASDAFFPFADGLELLAEAGIRAVVEPGGSVRDAEVIARAEALGVSLLFTGRRHFRH
- the guaA gene encoding glutamine-hydrolyzing GMP synthase, translating into MHSAIVILDYGSQYTQLIARRIRELEVFSVILPWNAEAAAIRAYAPLGIGLSGGPASVYEPGAPTLNPTVLDLGVPVLGICYGMQILGRALGATIDRSERREYGLAELDCDRASPLFAGLDAREPVWMSHGDSMHDLPPGARSLATSAGSPVCAFAEPARRVFGLQFHPEVSHTLHGTQILRNFVFTICGARPDWTREQFIEATVTRLREQVGEGRVFCAVSGGVDSTVLAALLSRALGRQVECVFIDTGLLRKHEGDEVAALFARYMDVSFHRIDAGPEFLRALGGLSDPEAKRRAIGHTFIRVFERVAAGLGDLPYLAQGTLYPDVIESVSTGGPSATIKSHHNVGGLPADLAFTLIEPLRELFKDEVRAVGAALGLPRDFLARHPFPGPGLAVRILGEVDPAKVAVLQEADAIFIDELRASGWYDKVWQALAVLLPVRSVGVMGDLRTYENVVALRAVDSLDGMTARWSELPHALLERVSNRIIGSVRGINRVVYDISSKPPATIEWE
- a CDS encoding phosphatidate cytidylyltransferase, translating into MAAPAGGRAEGLRKGLHLATVLIPLAVWFLPPAHWRWPLVAVALTALALDFLRLGHPRVGRFVRGLAGQALRRHEHAELAGSSYLALGCLLAAFLFPRPVAVAAMGYLILGDGLAGLVGRTLGRRRLAFGKSVEGTLAGLGANLLVGLLVLPAWPLALLGAVAASAIELLPLPLDDNLAIPLISGTLLWWALL
- a CDS encoding nitroreductase family protein; the protein is MTAARLRPYREYRELPPAEMLARAREFRLDIARRRTVRHFDGRPVPLALIAECLAAAGNAPSGANQQPWHFAVVSDPETKRRLREAAQAQERAFYGGRAPAEWLAALAPLGTNADKPFLETAPFLIAIFARRWEELPNGERRHHYYVNESVGIATGLLIAALHRAGLVTLTHTPSPMGFLGELLGRPAAERAFLLLVTGYPAPGVEVPDIQRRRLAEIADLDGRPFPEHTVEP
- the secA gene encoding preprotein translocase subunit SecA — its product is MALGILKKLFGTQMEREIRTLQPTVAEILGYGEAYAALPDAALPAKTAEFRARLAAGETLEGLLPEAFALVKEACRRKVGQTWDVMGLPQRWEMVPFDVQLIGGIVLHRGQIAEMATGEGKTLVATLPLYLNALAGKGAQLVTVNDYLAERDARWMGPIFESLGLTVGVILTGLEPPARQRAYRCDITYGTNSEFGFDYLRDNMVGSADQQVQRGFHYAIVDEVDSILIDEARTPLIISGPVRGSSSDARYFELRPMVEGLFRKQQRLVNELAAEAERLQQKENRGDDERWRLGTLMLQLRHGSPKNKRYLRLLQEEGLASLVGQVENTNIRDKTMPELDAALYFVIDEKGHSIELTEKGLDSLSEKDRQLFVLPDLSVRLGEIDGADALDAAARALAREEAHREYAERSEIIHMVQQLLRAYSLFEKDVEYVVQEGKVQIVDEFTGRILHGRRYSDGLHQAIEAKEGVRIEGQTQTYATITYQNFFRMYEKLAGMTGTAITEEAEFWEIYKLKVAVVPTNRPIVRTDEDDRIYRTRKEKIEAILAEIERLHAIGLPVLVGTVSVEFSEMLSRVLKGRNIPHNVLNAKQHQREAEIVAGAGQPGAVTIATNMAGRGTDIKLHPGVLDGSALDLAAEPDAAAAPRGLQIVGTERHESRRIDRQLRGRSGRQGDPGRSLFFLSLEDNLMRLFMGDRMGAIMDRIGVQEGEVITHRLVTNAIERAQKKVEAYNFDIRKNLIKYDDVMNAQREVVYDRRAFYIEAEDLDEELGEKTRELAGALVDKHIPEHALAETWDGAALFHELESIFLGSFALPPAELEQIGRDQLRNLVVDRALERLAERKAALPAELFVQVARFALLRSLDEAWKDHLLELDNLKSGIGLRGYGQKDPLIEFKREAFALFEEFIARVDHDSLHALFHLQVTVAPAAYAGEDLSRVRAEHEAAAAVTAAAADAPEATAAAAAPAAAAIASRGAAASAPPAPVVSGPKVGRNEPCPCGSGLKYKRCHGREA